One region of Triticum aestivum cultivar Chinese Spring chromosome 6B, IWGSC CS RefSeq v2.1, whole genome shotgun sequence genomic DNA includes:
- the LOC123137880 gene encoding transcription factor EAT1 produces the protein MIAEGGYFDGSRDAILMAGSLIHDSLDSICDSTEIEQGNFHGPSFFIEDICNPTNLTSESARTINHIQHRAEFDMDQDLHGHMIQETQVETSNWVPAMFGTQNHIISQQSIEQQMDDYDAASYPDGAHTAAPDLLNLLQIPRYSMTTAFLSTEHIFGDPGQNAGNQLDINNDVLGRAIHDSGMMLGDSTLPLQYNGNQSHLFKDLYHSLPQSFGLFSSDDERDRTMGVVGAAGNILQEIDGRQFGSPKLGRSKKGGFGKAKANFATEKERREQINVKYGALRSLLPSPTKNDRASIVGDAIEYINELNRTLKELTSLVEGDTKHRMKRLKLDDAARDNGESSSLQQVKDDQDSQLNGAIRSSWIQRRSKECHVDVRIVGNEINIKFTEKKKTNSLLCAAKVIDEFRLELIHVVGGIIGDQRIFMFNTKISEGSSVYASALASKLLRAMEMEHLAVDIFS, from the exons ATGATTGCTGAGGGAGGTTATTTTGATGGTTCCAGAGATGCTATCCTCATGGCAGGATCACTGATTCACGATTCCCTGGACTCTATTTGTGACAGTACAGAGATTGAGCAAGGAAACTTCCATGGTCCCTCCTTTTTCATAGAAGATATATGCAATCCAACCAATCTTACCTCTGAGTCTGCACGAACAATCAACCATATACAACATCGGGCTGAATTTGACATGGATCAGGATCTTCACGGCCACATGATACAAGAGACCCAGGTAGAAACTTCAAATTGGGTTCCTGCAATGTTCGGTACCCAAAATCATATCATCAGCCAACAGTCAATTGAACAACAAATGGATGACTATGATGCTGCATCATATCCAGATGGTGCTCACACAGCTGCACCTGATCTCCTAAATCTTCTACAGATCCCAAGGTACAGTATGACTACTGCATTCCTTTCGACAGAACATATCTTTGGTGATCCAGGGCAGAATGCTGGCAACCAATTGGACATCAACAATGATGTTCTGGGAAGAGCAATTCATGACAGCGGGATGATGCTCGGTGATTCAACTCTACCATTACAATATAATGGTAATCAATCTCACCTATTCAAGGATCTCTACCATTCACTTCCGCAAAGTTTTGGGCTGTTCTCCAGTGATGATGAGAGAGATCGGACGATGGGGGTAGTAGGAGCTGCAGGAAATATTCTACAAGAGATAGACGGGAGGCAGTTTGGTAGTCCAAAACTGGGAAGAAGTAAGAAAGGTGGCTTTGGCAAGGCAAAAGCTAACTTTGCAACTGAAAAAGAGAGGAGGGAGCAGATAAATGTGAAATATGGGGCTTTAAGATCACTGCTGCCAAGCCCTACGAAG AACGACCGAGCCTCTATAGTTGGAGATGCCATCGAATACATCAATGAGCTGAACAGAACATTGAAGGAACTGACAAGTTTGGTGGAAGGCGATACCAAACATAGGATGAAGAGGCTTAAGTTGGATGATGCAGCACGTGACAACGGAGAAAGTTCGTCGCTGCAGCAAGTGAAGGACGATCAAGACAGTCAGCTGAATGGAGCTATAAGGAGCTCATGGATACAAAGGAGGTCCAAGGAATGCCATGTTGATGTCCGCATAGTTGGTAATGAGATCAACATCAAGTTCACTGAAAAGAAGAAGACTAATTCTTTGCTTTGTGCTGCAAAGGTTATAGATGAGTTTCGTCTTGAACTCATCCATGTTGTTGGGGGGATTATTGGAGATCAACGTATATTCATGTTCAACACAAAG ATATCTGAGGGCTCCTCAGTCTATGCCAGTGCGTTGGCTTCGAAGCTCCTCCGCGCTATGGAGATGGAGCACCTCGCTGTTGATATCTTCAGTTAG